In Trueperaceae bacterium, the genomic stretch CGCATCGTCCCCCTCGCCGAACGACGCCGAAAGACTGGGGACCGGCAGGATCACCGGCAGGTCCCGTCCCCGCATCGTACGAGCGCTGGCGTCGATCGGGTCGGCGATGAGTCCTTCGTCCACCACTACCAGTCCGTACTCGCCGGACTCGATGAGGTCGTCGAGCTCCGCCTCGGCCCCTTCCGGTTGCGACTCACGGACCTCCACCCCCGCCAACCGGTAGCCGGTCGCGGTCTCACTGTCGGTAAGTACGACCACGCGATGTTCAGGCATTCCCCAACTCCCGTTCGAGTTGCTCCCGCGGCACATCGTAGAACTTGCCCCGGGCGAGGAGGCGTAGCTTGGCGGCCTCGGCCTCCTTCTTCCGCAGGAAGTCGAGCGCCACGCCGGGACCCAACGGGTCGGAGAGAGCCACCCGGTGGGCGCTCTCATCGAGGATCCCGCGGATGACGGCGTCGGCTTCGCTAAGCGAGTCGGTCTCGGCGACCTCCGCGAACGCGGAACCGGCGAGGGCCGACAGGGCCGACTTGGAGGTGTCGGCGATAATGGCGTCGAAGGTGCCGCGGTCTATCTCGGCGCCCCCCGGCACGTAGAGTTCCTCTCTGGCGACGGTCCTGCCACGCAGCTTCAGTGCGGTACGGAGGTTGGTCGCGTCGATCTCCCGCTTGACATGGCGCCGCAACTCGCGGGGCGCATCGTACTCGTCGAGCGCGTCGAGGAGCGACTTGTAGCAGAAGCGGTCGAGGGTGAGTTCGAGGGTGTAGAGCTCCCCCTCCTGAGCGTAGCGTCTCACGGCCGCACTGAACGCCCGCGAGAGCGGGTGGCCGGTGACGGCCAGCGCCTGAGCCATCGAGGGCAGGTCGGGCGCCGCGGCGAGCGTCTCGATGAGCGCCGGGCGCATCTCGCCGGCCGGCAGGGCCACGTCGAGGGCGCTCTCGGCATCACGGCCGGCGTGCTTGGCGCGAGCCAGTGTCTTGAGGTTCATCAGGTCGTAGCTCAGCAGGAAGAGGGTGAGCAGCTCTCCCGGCCGACCGTCGGAGAAATCGAGGATCGAACGGGCGGTACGGCGGAAGTTCTGCGCCACGGCCCAGTCCAGGGCTTCCAGCCCGGAGGTGCGCGCCTGCGCCTCTTCCAGGTCCGCGACGTAGGACGTCTGCGCGACGGTGCCGGTGAAGGCACGGAAGTCGGTATCGGCGAGCGCCTGAGTGTAGAACTCCGGCTCGAGCAGCTTTGCCTTCATCCCCCGTATTCGGGCGTTGATGTAGCCGAAGTCGGAGGACACGCTACCCCTCCTTGCTAAGCAAGACCTGCGCCACCTCGGCCGCCAGTTCGCCGCGCAGCGCCGCGAGCCTGCCCGGGAGGGTGTTCTCGATCACCGCACTGTCGCTTGCGGC encodes the following:
- a CDS encoding V-type ATP synthase subunit F, translating into MPEHRVVVLTDSETATGYRLAGVEVRESQPEGAEAELDDLIESGEYGLVVVDEGLIADPIDASARTMRGRDLPVILPVPSLSASFGEGDDATAYMKELVRSAIGFDIKLE
- a CDS encoding V-type ATPase subunit, with amino-acid sequence MSSDFGYINARIRGMKAKLLEPEFYTQALADTDFRAFTGTVAQTSYVADLEEAQARTSGLEALDWAVAQNFRRTARSILDFSDGRPGELLTLFLLSYDLMNLKTLARAKHAGRDAESALDVALPAGEMRPALIETLAAAPDLPSMAQALAVTGHPLSRAFSAAVRRYAQEGELYTLELTLDRFCYKSLLDALDEYDAPRELRRHVKREIDATNLRTALKLRGRTVAREELYVPGGAEIDRGTFDAIIADTSKSALSALAGSAFAEVAETDSLSEADAVIRGILDESAHRVALSDPLGPGVALDFLRKKEAEAAKLRLLARGKFYDVPREQLERELGNA